The following coding sequences lie in one Bacteroidota bacterium genomic window:
- the atpA gene encoding F0F1 ATP synthase subunit alpha produces MVEIRPDEVSAILRKQLSSFDKEIDTYEVGTVLQVGDGIARIYGLQNVMASELVEFPNGVFGMVLNLEEDNVGCILFGESRYIKEGDPVKRTGRVASMPVGEEMLGRVINPLGQPIDGHGPIKADKYLPIERKALGVIQRQPVKEPLQTGIKAVDGMIPIGRGQRELIIGDRQTGKTAIAVDTIINQKYTHTEKARASGVKPVFCIYVAVGQKGSTVAQVVAKLEESGAMEYTTVIASNANEPSPLQFIAPYSGATLGEYFRDNGRHALVIYDDLSKHAQAYRQVSLLLRRPPGREAYPGDVFYLHSRLLERASKLSEELGGGSLTALPIIETQAGDVSAYIPTNVISITDGQIYLEPGLFNSGVRPAINVGISVSRVGGNAQIKAMKKIAGRLRLDLAQYRELEAFAKFGSDLDKSTQAQLRRGSRLVELLKQGQYNPMSVEDEIIVIFAGTNGYLDELPLGHVQRFEKEFLETMHLKHKDLLNEISEKKDLTEPITNKLHSVLKEFLASFKLG; encoded by the coding sequence ATGGTAGAAATCAGACCCGACGAAGTATCGGCGATATTACGAAAACAACTCTCAAGTTTTGATAAAGAAATCGACACTTATGAAGTCGGAACAGTATTACAAGTCGGCGACGGAATTGCGCGCATTTACGGTTTACAAAACGTAATGGCGAGCGAACTGGTAGAATTCCCGAACGGCGTGTTTGGTATGGTTCTTAATTTAGAGGAAGATAATGTCGGGTGTATTCTTTTCGGTGAAAGCCGGTATATTAAAGAAGGCGACCCTGTAAAACGAACTGGTCGAGTTGCTTCGATGCCTGTTGGTGAAGAAATGTTAGGACGAGTAATCAACCCATTGGGTCAACCGATCGACGGACACGGTCCGATAAAAGCAGATAAATATTTGCCGATCGAACGGAAAGCTTTAGGTGTAATTCAGCGACAACCGGTAAAAGAACCATTGCAAACCGGTATTAAGGCAGTCGATGGAATGATCCCGATAGGCAGAGGTCAGCGGGAACTTATCATCGGCGACCGGCAAACGGGAAAAACAGCTATCGCAGTTGATACTATCATCAATCAAAAATATACACACACCGAAAAAGCTCGCGCATCTGGTGTGAAACCAGTCTTCTGTATTTATGTTGCAGTCGGACAAAAAGGTTCAACAGTAGCTCAAGTTGTCGCTAAATTAGAAGAATCGGGCGCAATGGAATACACAACTGTAATAGCATCGAATGCTAACGAGCCATCGCCGTTGCAGTTCATAGCGCCTTATTCGGGAGCAACGTTAGGCGAATATTTTAGAGACAACGGCCGGCACGCTTTAGTAATCTACGACGACTTATCGAAACACGCACAAGCATACCGGCAAGTGTCGTTACTACTACGCAGGCCCCCAGGACGCGAAGCATATCCAGGCGATGTTTTTTACCTCCACTCACGTTTGTTAGAGCGTGCCTCAAAATTATCCGAAGAGCTTGGCGGCGGTAGTTTAACTGCACTGCCGATTATCGAAACTCAAGCCGGCGACGTATCGGCTTACATTCCCACAAACGTAATATCTATTACCGATGGACAAATTTATTTGGAGCCTGGATTATTCAACTCGGGCGTTCGCCCCGCTATCAACGTAGGTATTTCGGTATCGCGTGTAGGCGGTAACGCTCAGATTAAAGCTATGAAAAAAATTGCTGGCAGACTTCGTCTCGATTTAGCTCAATACCGGGAATTGGAAGCTTTTGCAAAGTTCGGTTCCGATTTAGATAAATCTACACAGGCACAACTACGACGTGGTTCGCGACTCGTTGAACTTCTGAAACAAGGACAGTATAACCCGATGTCTGTTGAAGATGAAATAATTGTAATTTTTGCTGGCACAAACGGCTATTTAGATGAACTTCCGTTAGGACACGTTCAACGATTCGAAAAAGAGTTTTTAGAAACAATGCATCTAAAACATAAAGATTTGTTGAATGAGATTTCAGAAAAGAAAGACCTTACCGAACCGATTACTAATAAACTTCATTC